The Roseococcus microcysteis genome contains a region encoding:
- a CDS encoding 3-hydroxyacyl-CoA dehydrogenase family protein produces MSRQMRVAVLGAGTMGHALALVFAMGGHSVRLTDSHAETLARAPELMAKALTTLTAMGEAPAGMGPEQLAQICTCHADLAETVEGAELIIEAIVENPEAKRTLYAQLDACAPPDAIWASNTSYLDVFPLMPPHRLKRALIAHWYTPPYLVDLVDLVASPECEPEAMATVKEAIEAMGKVPIVLKKFIPGYIANRIQAAFQNEVQFLIDEGYATAQDIDDSAIHGIALRFMIIGIMAKADFTGLPLLQHTFRNKMYTPPPETDHSRSMDALIARGDTGVMGGRGYYDWGGRAPAELFEERDAKLIALKKAMRQIGFMAGRGMKANDA; encoded by the coding sequence ATGAGCCGACAGATGCGCGTGGCGGTGCTGGGCGCCGGCACGATGGGCCATGCGCTGGCCCTGGTCTTCGCCATGGGCGGGCACAGCGTCCGCCTGACCGATTCCCATGCCGAGACGCTCGCCCGCGCGCCGGAGCTGATGGCCAAGGCGCTGACCACCCTGACCGCCATGGGCGAGGCCCCGGCGGGCATGGGGCCGGAACAGCTGGCGCAAATCTGCACCTGCCACGCGGACCTTGCGGAGACGGTGGAGGGCGCGGAGCTCATCATCGAGGCCATCGTGGAAAACCCCGAGGCCAAGCGGACGCTCTACGCGCAGCTCGACGCCTGCGCGCCGCCGGACGCCATCTGGGCCAGCAACACCAGCTACCTCGACGTGTTTCCGCTGATGCCGCCGCATCGCCTGAAGCGCGCGCTGATCGCGCATTGGTACACGCCGCCTTACCTGGTGGACCTGGTGGATCTGGTGGCCAGCCCCGAATGCGAGCCGGAGGCGATGGCGACCGTGAAGGAGGCCATCGAGGCCATGGGCAAGGTGCCCATCGTCCTGAAGAAGTTCATCCCCGGCTACATCGCGAACCGCATCCAGGCCGCCTTCCAGAACGAGGTGCAGTTCCTCATTGATGAGGGCTATGCCACCGCGCAGGACATCGATGACAGCGCCATCCATGGCATCGCGCTGCGCTTCATGATCATTGGCATCATGGCCAAGGCGGATTTCACGGGCCTGCCGCTGCTGCAGCACACCTTCCGCAACAAGATGTACACGCCCCCGCCCGAGACCGACCACAGCCGCAGCATGGATGCGCTGATCGCGCGCGGGGATACGGGTGTCATGGGCGGGCGCGGTTACTACGACTGGGGCGGGCGCGCGCCCGCGGAACTGTTCGAGGAACGCGATGCCAAGCTCATCGCGCTCAAGAAGGCCATGCGGCAGATCGGCTTCATGGCGGGACGTGGCATGAAGGCGAATGACGCATGA
- a CDS encoding thiamine pyrophosphate-binding protein yields the protein MEGAEWLARSLRGSGVSHFFFVDAVLRRTLLALERVGVQPVLAHAEKSAAYMADGYARIAGRPGVVAAQAVGAANLAAGLQDAYLGRAPVLALTGRKPLGHQHRNAYQELPHGPLFQAVTKHAALVERAEDFPRQLRQAWSAMLAPPPRPAHLDLHGLMGEVIERGEITDAPLELADWRAPRHRSIADGLDRAAALLLGAKRVALVVGEGALLSGCGPELLALAEALQAPIALSLGARGIVPTRHPLHLGVLGAYAGPPANAVVDEAELVFFIGADTSDMLTNYWRTPRLGRRCIQLDADPLEFERSYALEHALCGDPKLSLAALNTLIGRPERDGGYALRAATAMREWRAAMAPRMASNDAPIDPARLCAEISAALPEDGILVADTGYSGIWTGNLVELNGAGQSYLRAAGSLGWSFPAALGAKCAAPHRKVVCFSGDGALYYHLTELETARRRGIGVVLVVNNNSGFGQGWPNYLKQAGNRPVAAEQVLRFGPTNFARVAEEFGVTGIRVETPDAIGPALRRAIAMEAPVVVDVATGIDFRAPEPWTPPS from the coding sequence ATGGAAGGGGCCGAATGGCTCGCCCGGTCATTGCGAGGGTCGGGCGTCTCGCATTTCTTCTTCGTGGATGCGGTGCTGCGGCGGACGCTGCTGGCGCTGGAACGGGTGGGCGTGCAGCCCGTCCTCGCCCATGCCGAGAAATCCGCCGCCTACATGGCCGATGGCTATGCGCGCATCGCCGGCCGGCCGGGTGTCGTGGCGGCGCAGGCGGTCGGGGCGGCGAACCTCGCGGCCGGGTTGCAGGATGCCTATCTCGGCCGCGCGCCGGTGCTGGCGCTGACGGGGCGCAAGCCGCTCGGCCACCAACACCGCAACGCCTATCAGGAATTGCCGCATGGGCCGCTCTTCCAGGCGGTGACGAAGCACGCGGCGCTGGTGGAGCGCGCGGAGGATTTCCCGCGCCAACTGCGACAGGCCTGGTCCGCCATGCTGGCGCCGCCGCCGCGCCCCGCGCATCTCGATCTGCACGGGCTGATGGGCGAGGTGATCGAGCGCGGCGAGATCACGGACGCGCCGCTGGAACTGGCCGATTGGCGCGCCCCGCGCCATCGCTCCATCGCCGATGGGCTGGACCGTGCGGCCGCGCTGCTGCTGGGCGCGAAGCGCGTGGCGCTGGTGGTGGGCGAGGGCGCGCTGCTCTCGGGCTGCGGCCCGGAATTGCTGGCGCTGGCCGAGGCCTTGCAGGCGCCGATCGCGCTTTCCCTCGGCGCGCGGGGCATCGTGCCGACGCGCCACCCGCTGCATCTGGGCGTGCTGGGCGCCTATGCCGGCCCACCGGCGAACGCGGTGGTGGATGAGGCGGAGCTGGTCTTCTTCATCGGCGCCGACACCTCGGACATGCTGACGAACTATTGGCGCACGCCGCGCCTGGGCCGGCGCTGCATCCAGCTCGACGCCGACCCGCTGGAGTTCGAGCGCAGCTACGCGCTGGAACATGCGCTGTGCGGCGACCCGAAGCTGAGCCTGGCCGCGCTCAACACGCTGATCGGCCGGCCGGAGCGTGATGGTGGCTACGCGCTGCGCGCCGCGACCGCCATGCGCGAATGGCGCGCGGCGATGGCGCCGCGCATGGCCTCCAATGACGCGCCCATAGACCCGGCCCGGCTCTGCGCCGAGATCAGCGCGGCCTTGCCCGAAGACGGCATCCTGGTGGCCGATACGGGCTATTCGGGCATCTGGACCGGCAATCTGGTGGAGCTGAACGGCGCGGGACAGTCCTACCTGCGCGCGGCGGGCTCGCTGGGCTGGTCCTTCCCCGCCGCGCTGGGGGCCAAATGCGCCGCGCCCCATCGCAAGGTGGTGTGCTTCTCGGGCGATGGCGCGCTCTACTACCACCTCACCGAGCTGGAGACGGCGCGGCGGCGGGGCATCGGCGTGGTGCTGGTGGTGAACAACAATTCGGGCTTCGGCCAGGGCTGGCCCAACTACCTCAAGCAGGCCGGCAACCGGCCCGTGGCGGCGGAGCAGGTGCTGCGCTTCGGCCCCACCAACTTCGCCCGCGTGGCGGAGGAATTCGGCGTCACTGGCATCCGCGTCGAGACGCCGGACGCCATCGGCCCAGCCTTGCGCCGGGCCATCGCCATGGAGGCGCCGGTGGTGGTGGATGTCGCCACCGGCATTGATTTCCGCGCCCCCGAACCCTGGACCCCACCCTCTTGA
- a CDS encoding tripartite tricarboxylate transporter substrate binding protein, with protein sequence MLKRALLACGLAFAAIAPAAAQSFERPIRIIVPIAPGGGTDVFARLLAELVGNSLGQPIAVENRPGASSTIGTQFVVDQRPDGHTLMFTANSPITAAPHVMNVRYTVDQLEPMFMVGHVGFTLCVRNDSPHQDARSLIAAMRADPGGYTYGTDGVGGNMHLAAERVFRRLGVEGTMVPFQGAAQTLTAFSGGHIQLYGGSIAVAMPAIRDGRARCLILTQRDQHPAVPTGSGLDALGIPEEETLIWWGMLAPRGLPADRRAALMTAFEAAWRTERFQQQLARSGVTPQFRGPEESARLIAAESEALGRVVRAIGIERSR encoded by the coding sequence ATGCTGAAGCGCGCCCTGCTTGCCTGCGGCCTTGCCTTCGCCGCCATCGCCCCCGCGGCCGCCCAATCCTTCGAACGGCCCATCCGCATCATCGTTCCCATCGCGCCAGGCGGCGGTACGGACGTCTTCGCGCGGCTGCTGGCGGAGCTGGTGGGGAACTCGCTCGGCCAGCCCATCGCGGTGGAGAACCGGCCCGGCGCCTCCTCCACCATCGGCACGCAGTTCGTGGTGGACCAGCGGCCCGATGGCCACACGCTGATGTTCACCGCCAACTCGCCCATCACCGCCGCGCCGCATGTGATGAACGTGCGCTACACCGTGGACCAGCTGGAGCCGATGTTCATGGTGGGCCATGTGGGCTTCACCCTCTGCGTGCGGAATGACAGCCCCCACCAGGACGCGCGGAGCCTGATCGCGGCCATGCGCGCCGACCCGGGCGGCTACACCTATGGCACCGACGGCGTGGGCGGGAACATGCACCTGGCCGCCGAGCGCGTCTTCCGCCGGCTGGGCGTGGAGGGGACCATGGTGCCCTTCCAGGGCGCCGCGCAGACGCTGACGGCCTTCAGCGGCGGGCATATCCAGCTCTATGGCGGCTCCATCGCGGTCGCCATGCCGGCCATCCGCGACGGGCGCGCCCGCTGCCTGATCCTGACGCAGCGTGACCAGCACCCGGCGGTGCCCACGGGCAGCGGCCTCGACGCGCTGGGCATCCCGGAGGAGGAGACGCTGATCTGGTGGGGCATGCTGGCCCCGCGCGGCCTGCCCGCCGACCGCCGCGCCGCGCTGATGACGGCCTTCGAGGCCGCCTGGCGCACCGAGCGCTTCCAGCAGCAGCTGGCCCGCAGCGGCGTGACGCCGCAGTTCCGCGGTCCCGAGGAATCCGCCCGCCTGATCGCGGCGGAAAGCGAGGCGCTGGGCCGGGTGGTTCGCGCCATCGGGATCGAGCGCAGCCGCTGA
- a CDS encoding M48 family metalloprotease — protein sequence MIALLIAGGMNLFAWWGGDGMVLRMHNAQPVTPQEAPQLYAMTERLAQRAGIPMPALYIIHEDQPNAFATGRSPEKGVVALNTGLLNMMSEQEVAGVIAHEMAHIKNRDTLIMAVTASIAGAIGFLAQFGFMMGGNRDSRSPFGLIGMILLMILGPIAAMVVQMAISRSREYEADAEGARICGDPAWLANGLAQLERYKQGRVNQAAEANPATAHMFIINPLSGFRIDGLFSTHPPTEERIARLMAMRGSGGGAGVAPGGWAKPASVGGSPWGQAPQRRNPWAR from the coding sequence ATGATCGCGCTGCTGATCGCGGGCGGCATGAACCTGTTCGCCTGGTGGGGCGGCGACGGGATGGTGCTGCGCATGCACAACGCCCAGCCCGTGACGCCGCAGGAGGCGCCGCAGCTCTACGCCATGACCGAGCGCCTGGCGCAGCGGGCCGGCATTCCCATGCCCGCGCTCTACATCATCCATGAGGACCAGCCCAACGCCTTCGCCACCGGCCGCAGCCCGGAAAAGGGTGTGGTGGCGCTGAACACCGGCCTGCTGAACATGATGAGCGAGCAGGAGGTGGCCGGCGTCATCGCGCACGAGATGGCGCACATCAAGAACCGCGACACGCTGATCATGGCCGTGACGGCGAGCATCGCGGGCGCCATCGGCTTCCTCGCGCAGTTCGGCTTCATGATGGGCGGCAACCGCGACAGCCGAAGCCCCTTCGGCCTGATCGGCATGATCCTGCTGATGATCCTGGGCCCGATCGCCGCCATGGTGGTGCAGATGGCCATCAGCCGTTCGCGCGAATACGAGGCGGACGCCGAGGGCGCGCGCATCTGCGGCGACCCGGCCTGGCTGGCGAACGGGCTGGCGCAGCTCGAGCGCTACAAGCAGGGGCGGGTGAACCAGGCGGCGGAGGCCAATCCGGCCACGGCGCATATGTTCATCATCAACCCGCTCTCGGGCTTCCGGATTGATGGGCTGTTTTCCACCCACCCGCCGACGGAGGAGCGCATCGCGCGCCTCATGGCCATGCGGGGCAGTGGCGGCGGTGCGGGCGTGGCGCCGGGCGGCTGGGCCAAGCCGGCCTCGGTGGGCGGTTCGCCCTGGGGCCAGGCGCCGCAGCGGCGGAACCCCTGGGCGCGCTGA
- a CDS encoding DUF1674 domain-containing protein — MNAPDKPTDAIPGGKPRTAPPLTKIERPKHPPAPPGSEDGGPTGPEPTRYNDWERKGRVSDF; from the coding sequence ATGAACGCGCCAGACAAGCCGACAGACGCCATCCCCGGCGGCAAGCCCCGCACCGCACCCCCGCTGACGAAGATCGAGCGGCCGAAACACCCGCCCGCACCACCCGGAAGCGAAGACGGCGGCCCCACCGGCCCCGAGCCCACGCGCTACAACGACTGGGAACGCAAGGGCCGGGTCAGCGATTTCTGA
- the ychF gene encoding redox-regulated ATPase YchF, with amino-acid sequence MGFNCGIVGLPNVGKSTLFNALTQTVAAQAANYPFCTIEPNVGRVAVPDPRLGQLAAIAKSQKIVPTSLEFVDIAGLVRGASRGEGLGNQFLGNIREVDAIVHVLRCFEDGDVTHVDGSVDPLRDAETVETELMLADLDSLEKRVPQLQKKARGNDKEAAAQLALVEVLIPALSAGRPARTAVPKGEEEAARRLGLMTTKPVLYVCNVEEGSAATGNAHSEKVMARAKAEGARAVVVSAAIEAEIAQMAEADRGEFLETLGLSDSGLDRVIRAGYELLGLVTYFTCGPKETRAWTITQGMTAPQAAGVIHGDFERGFIAAETIAFDDYVKLGGEQGAKEAGKMRVEGKTYIVRDGDVMLFRFNV; translated from the coding sequence ATGGGTTTCAACTGCGGCATCGTGGGCCTGCCCAATGTGGGCAAATCCACCCTCTTCAACGCGCTGACGCAGACGGTGGCAGCCCAGGCGGCCAACTACCCCTTCTGCACCATCGAGCCCAATGTGGGCCGGGTCGCGGTGCCGGACCCGCGCCTCGGCCAGCTCGCCGCCATCGCGAAGAGCCAGAAGATCGTTCCCACCAGCCTCGAATTCGTGGACATCGCGGGGCTGGTGCGCGGCGCCTCGCGCGGGGAGGGGCTGGGCAACCAGTTCCTCGGCAATATCCGCGAGGTGGACGCCATCGTCCACGTCCTGCGCTGCTTCGAGGATGGCGACGTCACCCATGTGGATGGCAGCGTGGACCCGCTGCGCGACGCCGAGACGGTCGAGACCGAGCTCATGCTCGCCGACCTCGACAGCCTGGAGAAGCGCGTGCCGCAACTCCAGAAGAAGGCGCGCGGCAATGACAAGGAAGCGGCCGCGCAGCTCGCCTTGGTCGAGGTGCTGATCCCAGCCCTTTCCGCTGGCCGCCCCGCCCGCACCGCCGTCCCCAAGGGCGAGGAGGAGGCCGCGCGCCGCCTGGGGCTGATGACCACCAAGCCCGTGCTCTATGTCTGCAATGTCGAGGAGGGCTCCGCCGCCACCGGCAATGCGCACAGCGAGAAGGTGATGGCCCGCGCCAAGGCCGAGGGCGCGCGCGCCGTCGTCGTCTCCGCCGCCATCGAGGCCGAGATCGCGCAGATGGCCGAGGCCGACCGCGGCGAATTCCTCGAAACCCTGGGCCTCAGCGACAGCGGCCTCGATCGCGTCATCCGCGCGGGCTATGAGTTGCTGGGGCTGGTCACCTATTTCACCTGCGGCCCCAAGGAAACCCGCGCCTGGACCATCACCCAGGGCATGACCGCGCCCCAGGCCGCCGGCGTCATCCATGGCGATTTCGAACGCGGCTTCATCGCCGCCGAAACCATCGCCTTCGACGACTACGTGAAGCTCGGCGGCGAACAGGGCGCCAAGGAAGCGGGCAAGATGCGGGTGGAAGGCAAGACCTACATCGTCCGCGACGGCGACGTGATGCTGTTCCGGTTCAACGTCTGA
- the pth gene encoding aminoacyl-tRNA hydrolase produces the protein MRLWVGLGNPGSEHAKQRHNIGFMALDAIARRHGFAPWRSKFKGEVCDGSVGGQRLLLLKPMTYMNLSGEAVQAACAFHKIPPADIWAWHDELDLAPGKVRVKKGGGTAGHNGLRDMQRALATPDFGRVRLGIGHPGHKDRVTGHVLGNFAKADTWVEPLLDALADAAPLLATGKAEEFMTRVAYLTQETP, from the coding sequence GTGCGGCTTTGGGTGGGCCTCGGCAATCCGGGGTCCGAACATGCGAAGCAGCGCCACAACATCGGCTTCATGGCGCTCGACGCCATCGCACGCCGCCACGGCTTCGCGCCGTGGCGGTCCAAGTTCAAGGGCGAGGTTTGCGATGGCAGCGTGGGCGGGCAACGCCTGCTGCTGCTCAAGCCCATGACCTACATGAATTTGAGCGGCGAGGCGGTGCAGGCCGCCTGCGCCTTCCACAAGATCCCCCCCGCCGACATCTGGGCCTGGCATGACGAGCTGGACCTCGCCCCCGGCAAGGTCCGGGTGAAGAAGGGCGGCGGCACCGCCGGCCATAACGGACTGCGCGACATGCAGCGCGCGCTGGCCACGCCCGATTTCGGCCGCGTGCGCCTCGGCATCGGCCACCCCGGCCACAAGGACCGCGTGACCGGACATGTGCTGGGCAATTTCGCCAAGGCCGACACCTGGGTCGAACCCCTGCTGGACGCGCTGGCCGATGCGGCCCCCTTGCTCGCCACCGGCAAGGCGGAGGAATTCATGACCCGCGTGGCCTATCTGACCCAGGAGACCCCCTGA
- a CDS encoding 50S ribosomal protein L25/general stress protein Ctc, which produces MVQTIRIEAEARGRAGKGAARATRREGLVPGVVYGAKREATLVAFDPRDIMKELHKGSWQSHVYDVVVKDGPTERALLREVQFHPVTDRPIHIDFQRLAPGARIRIKVPVVFKHEESCPGLKAGGVLNVVRRELEVLVDPEAVPETFHIDLAEAKIGDSIRWSAVVDKADAKPVITGRDFVVATIAPPTVVEEVAAPVAAAEPAKKGGKAAAKPAAKAPAAAAAAAPAKKK; this is translated from the coding sequence ATGGTCCAGACCATTCGGATCGAGGCCGAGGCGCGCGGGCGTGCCGGTAAGGGGGCGGCGCGCGCGACCCGGCGAGAGGGGCTTGTCCCCGGTGTCGTCTATGGGGCGAAGCGGGAGGCCACGCTGGTCGCCTTCGACCCCCGCGACATCATGAAGGAGCTGCACAAGGGCTCCTGGCAGTCGCACGTCTATGACGTGGTGGTGAAGGACGGCCCGACCGAGCGCGCCCTTCTGCGCGAGGTGCAGTTCCACCCCGTGACCGACCGCCCCATCCACATTGACTTCCAGCGCCTGGCGCCGGGGGCCCGCATCCGCATCAAGGTGCCGGTCGTGTTCAAGCATGAGGAGAGCTGCCCCGGCCTGAAGGCGGGCGGCGTGCTGAACGTGGTCCGGCGTGAACTGGAAGTGCTGGTGGACCCCGAGGCGGTGCCCGAGACCTTCCACATTGACCTGGCCGAAGCCAAGATCGGCGACAGCATCCGCTGGTCGGCCGTGGTGGACAAGGCGGACGCCAAGCCCGTGATCACCGGCCGCGACTTCGTGGTGGCCACCATCGCCCCGCCGACCGTGGTCGAGGAGGTGGCCGCCCCGGTCGCCGCCGCCGAGCCCGCGAAGAAGGGCGGCAAGGCCGCGGCCAAGCCGGCCGCGAAGGCGCCTGCCGCCGCCGCCGCCGCCGCCCCGGCGAAGAAGAAGTAA
- a CDS encoding methyl-accepting chemotaxis protein, protein MDLTHFRAQTGRFLLCLMAGMILLTPLVGLSSSAPMEDLLLGTLGVALLALAAGLAARRGAGSPVAGQTMAVALMAAISVQVWLAPAAWTLDAHMAYFAGLALLAGYCDWRAVLVATVTVALHHLVLSYLAPMAVFGVPDGNLGRVLLHAAILLVEAGGLLLLVRGLPRAAAAADAALAEARAARAAEAVEAQRRLAGEAESQAASRRTRAATADSVEHALGGVAREVDTASAALDEAARRISGEANAAAEQAEAARSAVAEAASGVQTVAAASEELAAAVCEITRRVAQASQVAGRAAAQTESTGAIVNGLSDSAQRIGDVLRLISDIAGQTNLLALNATIEAARAGEAGKGFAVVASEVKNLAGQTARATEEIGQQISAIRAATADAVAAIQAISQVVGEVNEVAGTIASAVEEQGTATREIAGASATVSQGTEAAAAAVSRAVDRMGRTAEAVSELESMADALRNEAVILRNTLQDTTEGLRAA, encoded by the coding sequence ATGGACCTCACGCATTTCCGCGCCCAGACGGGCCGCTTCCTCCTGTGCCTGATGGCGGGGATGATCCTATTGACGCCCCTGGTCGGGCTCTCCTCCAGCGCCCCGATGGAGGACCTTCTCCTCGGCACGCTCGGGGTGGCGCTGCTGGCCCTGGCCGCGGGCCTCGCGGCACGGCGTGGCGCCGGCAGCCCCGTGGCCGGGCAGACCATGGCGGTGGCGCTGATGGCGGCCATCTCCGTCCAGGTCTGGCTGGCGCCCGCCGCCTGGACCCTGGACGCGCATATGGCCTATTTCGCCGGCCTCGCGCTGCTGGCAGGCTATTGCGACTGGCGCGCCGTGCTGGTGGCCACCGTCACCGTCGCCCTGCACCACCTGGTGCTGAGCTACCTGGCCCCCATGGCCGTGTTCGGCGTGCCGGACGGCAATCTCGGCCGGGTGCTGCTGCATGCCGCCATCCTGCTGGTGGAGGCGGGCGGGCTGCTGCTGCTGGTGCGTGGCCTGCCCCGGGCTGCGGCGGCGGCCGATGCCGCGCTGGCCGAGGCCCGCGCCGCCCGCGCCGCCGAGGCCGTCGAGGCGCAGCGCCGCCTGGCCGGCGAGGCGGAATCCCAGGCCGCCAGCCGCCGCACCCGCGCCGCCACCGCGGACAGCGTGGAGCACGCCCTGGGCGGCGTGGCCCGCGAGGTGGACACGGCATCGGCCGCGCTGGACGAGGCCGCGCGCCGCATCAGCGGGGAAGCCAATGCCGCGGCGGAACAGGCCGAGGCCGCCCGCAGCGCCGTGGCCGAGGCGGCGAGCGGCGTGCAGACCGTGGCCGCCGCCTCGGAGGAGCTGGCCGCGGCGGTGTGCGAGATCACCCGGCGCGTGGCCCAGGCCAGCCAGGTCGCGGGCCGCGCCGCCGCCCAGACCGAGAGCACCGGGGCCATCGTGAACGGCCTGTCGGATAGCGCGCAGCGCATCGGCGACGTGCTGCGCCTGATCAGCGACATCGCGGGGCAGACGAACCTGCTGGCGCTGAACGCGACGATCGAGGCGGCGCGGGCCGGTGAGGCCGGCAAGGGCTTCGCCGTGGTGGCGAGCGAGGTAAAGAACCTGGCCGGGCAGACCGCCCGCGCCACGGAGGAGATCGGCCAGCAGATCAGCGCCATCCGCGCCGCGACCGCTGATGCCGTGGCGGCCATCCAGGCCATCAGCCAGGTGGTGGGCGAGGTGAATGAGGTGGCCGGCACCATCGCCTCGGCCGTGGAGGAGCAGGGGACGGCCACGCGTGAGATCGCGGGCGCCAGCGCCACCGTGTCGCAGGGCACCGAAGCCGCCGCGGCGGCGGTGAGCCGGGCGGTGGACCGCATGGGGCGCACGGCCGAGGCGGTGTCGGAGCTTGAAAGCATGGCCGATGCCCTCCGGAACGAGGCCGTGATCCTCCGCAACACCTTGCAGGACACGACAGAGGGCCTGCGCGCCGCCTGA